The Roseovarius sp. EL26 genome contains the following window.
TTGAACAATATGGGCTCAAGATCCGATTTCGCTGTGAGTTATACGAATGGCCGCCCCTTTATTGGAACGGTACTTATGGATGATTGGATTCTGAGCAATTGTTGGCGCTTGTTCCAGCGCACTTTGGTCATGGCGAGCTCCGCAAACTCCTCGGTGTGCAGTCAAACTCTGCCTTGAACGCCCGCGTCATCGCGCTGGCGTTTTCGTATCCACAGCGATAGGCCACCTCCAGGATCGGTTGTTCCGTCTCAATCACCAGCTTGCGGGCTAGGTTCAAGCGCAGCCGCCGATAGACGGTCTGCGGCGTTGTCCCCAACTCGCTACGCACCCGTCGTTCCAGCGACTTTTGCGTACAACCAGCACGTTTTGCCAGTTGCCTCAGCGGCAGAGGGGTCTCCAGATTTTCAGTCATCAGCGCCAGTGCTCGATCCACGAATTTATCCCGTGTCGTGCGGTATTCGCTATGGGTCCCCGAAGGCCGGTTAGACATAAAGAGCTGCGAGACTTCGATGGCCAGCAACTGCCCCTGATCGCGCCCGATCAGATGCATCACCAGATCAAATGCTGCCATCGCTCCCGAACAGGTAATGCGATTTTGGTCAATGACATAACGCTCCCGCACCGTCTCGATCTCGGGAAAGGTCTCGGCAAAGCTCTCCAACTCCTCCCAGT
Protein-coding sequences here:
- a CDS encoding GlxA family transcriptional regulator, giving the protein MQDWQKMRVEMQTYDVLLFDGFSNHCLANAIEPLRAANMISGRDLYDWRYVTMDGNTTTSSSGLQVTPHAALAETSGTMLLVMPSYGFREITGWSVTSNLRAAASRYDHMAALDTGSWLLARAGLLDGVRATIHWEELESFAETFPEIETVRERYVIDQNRITCSGAMAAFDLVMHLIGRDQGQLLAIEVSQLFMSNRPSGTHSEYRTTRDKFVDRALALMTENLETPLPLRQLAKRAGCTQKSLERRVRSELGTTPQTVYRRLRLNLARKLVIETEQPILEVAYRCGYENASAMTRAFKAEFDCTPRSLRSSP